Within the Echinicola sp. 20G genome, the region ATCTTGCGGAACCCAGAAAACATTGCTCAAATGTAATGAATCCACATAGGCTTGTGCTCTAAGAATAGCATTCCAGCCTCCATCATGTCCTTTTTCCCAATCATGATTTCCCGGAATCATCCAGATTTCTCCTTCTACCTGATTGGAAAATGCAAATTGAGCATCTAAGATAGCCTTACTTAAGGTCTCCCTTTTATCCCCCAACTCTGGCATACCCTTAGGATAAATATTATCCCCTAAAAAAATAACATCTGATTTAATTCCACTAGGCTCTCTCTTGAGCATCTTTTCCACCATCAGACTTACAGGATGAGAGTTGCCATCCAGCTGTCCACCATCTCCGATAAGGTAGAGCCTTTGAGTGATTTCTTGTGAAAATGAGCTTCCAACTAATCCAAATAATAAAAGTATCAATAAGCTCTTCTTCATTTCATTTCAGGTTTATAGGAGAATTTTAAAATATTGGCATTGCCTCCGTCCGCTTCATTGGAGATAAACATATTGCCTGTATCATCAAAAGTGATTCCTTCAGCTTGCTTAAAAATTTTAGGATCAAGCCTGTACAAAGACTCCATATCCCCAAATTTATCCATTATCAAAAGCCATTTCCCCACTGATGAAAGGACATACAACTTACCAGAAATGGGGTGCAATGCTGTAGCTGAAGGCTTTATTGTCAATTTATACTCGTCTTGTTCTTGTAGAAGCCTACGCATTTTCTTTTCTGTCAATTTGAAATCCTTCGCTTCTGAGTACTTACCTTCCTTTATGTTAAACCAAAATGCACTGGAAACATTCTTATCATCATCTAATTTGCATTCCTTACAAAATAATATAAGCTTTTCTTCATCAAAATGACCAACAGATTCAAGATCGCGCTTTCCTTCATATGGAAAATCGTGTTTAATTGAACTTACATCTTGGTCGAAAACATCTATAACTTCATATAAATCACCATTACTCTTCAATGCAAACAACCTGTTACCAGTCCATAAAACATCCTCAACATCCATATTTTTGGCAAACTTGCTCATGCGAATTATCTTATTGTTCGGCCAAGCAATTTCATAGATTACTGAAGACTCATCTTCTATGAGCCAAAAGTGACCATTAGGAGCTAAAGTCATTCCTGATAATTCATCCAATCTTTCCGGAAGAATAAGTTTTTCCGGCTCAGCTAAATTATACCCAGGAGGAGAAATATACTTACCATCAAAACGTTTTTCTCTCAATCCACAAGATGAAATTATAACAAAAAAGAAAAAGACTATAAATTTAAAGTGATGCATGCTTTAGTGATATATTACTGTTAAATTTAGTTTTTTCAAGGGACATAAAAAGTATGGAACCAACCAAAATTCAAATTATAGAGAAAGTTTCTGGATATGTGAAAGGCCACTTTCAAAGTAATGATACCGAACTTTTCATTTATCATAATTTAGAACATACGGAAGATGTAGTAAAAGCTGCAGCTAAAATCGCTGAGAGCTATTCCCTAACTGAGGAAGATCATGATGCTTTATTGGTGTCAGCTTGGTTTCATGATTCCGGTTGCTGGGGAAGAACTGAACTTAAAGACCATGAAAATAGAAGTGCCAAACTTGCAGAGGACTTTTTGACTCAAGAAGGTGCTAGCATCAACTTTATCTCAAAAGTCAAGTCAGCGATTAAGTCTACCAAAATGCCCCAAAATCCAAATGGCCTAATTGAAGAAATTCTTTGTGATGCTGATCTTTTTCACCTTGGGAGCGAAGATTATTATGACCGTTCATTAAAACTCTGGGAAGAGTTTATCCAAATGAAAGTGTTTGATATTGATATTTTATCATGGCTTAAATCGAATTTGATTTTCCTAGGAAAACATAAATACCATACAGAATATTGCAAACAAAACTTAATGGCTGGCAAGCAAAAAAACATGGCTGATTTGGTTCAAAAAATAGAGGAAATGGAAGCTGATAAACCTAAGAAAAAGAAGAATAAAAAAAATAAAGGTCCTGAACGAGGGATAGAAACACTATTCCGAACTACATCCAGAAATCACCTTGAACTCAGTTCAATAGCAGACAACAAGGCAAATATCATGATTTCTGTTAATTCCATTATTCTAACCATCATTGTTTCGGTGCTTTTAAGAAAGCTAGAAGAATTCCCCAATTATATCATTCCGACAGTCATGTTGCTCAGCACAAGTTTGATTACCATGGTCTTTGCCATACTGGCCACCAGGCCAAACATTAGCTCAGGAAAAGTCACTAGAGAAGCCATTGATAAAAAAGAGTCGAACTTGCTCTACTTTGGAAATTTTCATGAAATGAAATTGGAAGAATATCAATATGGCATGAAGAAAATGATGGAAGATGCTGATTTTCTATACGGAAGCATGACTAAAGATATCTATTACCTTGGGCAAGTTTTAGGAAAGAAATACAAACTTCTGAGAAAAAGTTATACGGTATTTATGTTTGGGTTTATCGTTTCCATACTGGCTTTTGTGGTGGCTTCAGTCTTTTTCCCAGTGGATACCTTTTGATCAAAAATCAATTTGAGAACCCTCAATGTCCAGTTTTTCTATCCAAATATTTCTGTAAAGCACATCATGCCCTTCTGCTTGTAGCTTAATTCCTCCTGCTTGGTCAGTGATTCCTTTACCTCCATCACTTCCACCGTCAATACCTGAATTTGGCCCACCCCAAACCTGTTGGATATGGACGTTGTCATGAATCTTTTGACCATTGAAATAAATGCTTACCAAGGCCTTTTCCTTAAGTTTTCCGTCTTTGTCAAAGCGCGCCGCCCTAAAAGTAATATCATAAGCATTCCATTTTCCTAATCCATTATAAGCTGAATATGGAGCTGCTTTCTCATTGATTACAGCGGCCATTCCATGAGCAGTAGAGTCACCATCCAAAACCTGAATCTCATATCGATTCTGTAAATATACACCGCTATTTCCTCCAGGATGCTGGATCAGAAACTCTATATGTAACCTGAAGTCCTTATATTTTTCTTTGGTGACAATATCCGCAGCTCCATATAAGCCGTTAGCTGCGGCAGGGTCATTTGTATTGACTGCTGATCCAGCATCAACAGGGTCATCTACTATCTTCCATTTTATGGGAGGCTCTGCTGCCAATCTTGGCCCCTTCCAATATTCCCAATTTTTGTCCAGCATTTTTTGGCTTCCATCAAAAAGCCAATGAGCACTCCTGGGCTTTTTGGCTCCCACTCCTATTTGTGCCATTGAGACTAAAGGAATAAAAATCAACAAACAGGAAAATACACTCTTAAAAATGCTACGGTCCATAAGGTTATTATTTTTAGGCTTGATTAGGTAAAGGACAAATTGTAAAACCAATTTAGATAAAATAATACAGAAACTTCCAACCGATTATCCAAATATTCAGGAGCTGTATCGATTTAATCAATCAACTACATTGATCACAAATTCCTTTGACCACTAGATTCGCCTTTTCTTGCACAAACTTCTTTGGCAATCCAATGCTTGGGATCTTAAAATGAGGCAAACAAAAAGTACCGTTGCATATCCGACAGTAAAAATAAACATGCAGGTCTTTTTCAATAGCGCAGTTGCAGCTTTCCTCACAAAGTGCATATTTCGTCACACCCGTACCATCATCGATACTGTGAATGATTTTCTTTTCTTGAAAAGTCTTCAAGGTCCTATACAATGTCACACGGTCTGAATGCTCAAAAGAGTTCTCTAAATCAGTAAGGCTTATGGCCACTTTTTGGGCCAATAAAGTCTCCAACACCAACAGCCTCATGGCTGTTGGGCGGATACTGTGACTGCTCAAATGTTTCTCTAAACTTTTGATTTTCATTTTAGTGATGGTGTCCTCCTTCACCCTTTTTCATTTCTGCCATAATGTAATAAGCATTATCAATCACAAATTCCTTTTTGGCATCTTCAGGATTAACGAAGTTGATAGAAGACCAGTTTCCATCTTTCACACCTACTTTTACAGGAACTGGTTCGAAGGACCATTCATCTGCTAGCTTTTGTGCTGAGAAGATAAAATATTCATTACCTTCCTTCACCAATGCTCCCTCCCTAACCGCTAATAAGGACTGTTCTCCAACCACAACTTGACCTCGCACATACATTCCAGGGATCAATAAACCCTTCTTATTTTCTATCTCAGCATGAATATGAACTGCTTTAGGCTCTTGTTCGAATGATTTACCTACTGCATAAACTTCAGCTTGTAATTCTTCATTTTGGACTGTTTGGACGCTAAAACGTACTTTCTGCCCTTTTTCTACCAAATGCACATCTTTCTCAAAAACCATCAAATCAGCATGAATATGCTCAATATTCACTACTTCAAACATTTCAAACTGTGGCGCAACATATTGGCCCGTTTTGATATTGACTTTTTTGATATATCCTGAAATTGAGCTTTTAACCGGTACTTGTTCTATTACCTCTCCATTTTCCAAGGCACTTGCCTCTATACCCAATAACTTTAACTGATTTCTCAGACCATTTACTTGTCCTTTAAGGGCGGCCAAATCAGATTGTGTTTTTTGCAAGTCCCTACCAGAACCTACCTCTTTTTCATACAAGGTTTCCTGCCTACTGTTTTCTTTTTCTAAGTACTTCAATCTGTTCCAGTCTTGCTGGTAAGCAGTTTGAAGTTTGATCAAATCAGGGTGACTCAATCTGGCCAAAACCTGACCTTTATTGACATAATCACCCTCAATCACGTTGATAACAGCCACATTAGCACCAATATAGGCCGTAATGGATGCTTCATTTTGTGGAGGAACTTCCAATTCTCCATTTGCTTCTACATAAGTGGCCACATCTTGCTCACGAACTTTATCTATGGTAAGCTTCAAGCTATTCACTTGATCGTCGCTGAGGTGAACCATCTCTCCATGCTCTTCTTCTATAATTTCTGTTGATTTCAGCCCTGCTTCCTGAGGACTGTTACACCCTGATCCAAAAGCCATAACGATTAGTGAAAATATGCTGATATAAGTATTTCTATTCATTGTTTGATTCATTTAGGGGATTTTGAAAATATTCAAGTGCAATCTTACTTTCCAAATATTTGTCCAGCGTTTCTAATGCATCCATCTCAATGGTCAATGCATCACTTAGGTTTTGTAGGAAGGCCACATAGTCTATTGCACCTTCTCTATAAGCCAATAAAGCCCCTTTTTCCTGCTCTAACACTAATGGCAAGGCCTCTTTTTTGTAAAACTGATATGATGATCGCCACTTATTGTAATTTTGTAAAGCCGTACGATAAGCAGTTTGGAATTCCATTTGGGTTTGCTTTAGGGATTGATTTGCCTGCTCCAAGCTAATTTTAGCGGATTGCACCTTGGCCTGTGTTTGATTAAAAGCCAATGGAACACTAATACCTAATTGATAAGAATAATATCCAGAATTGCCTGAAACTTCTTGGATGCCATATTGTGCACTTAGCTTTGGTAGATACCCAGATTTAGCCGCTTTCAAGGCAAACTCAGCCAACTCCCTTTTTTCATTAGCCATGCTTATTTGGGGGTGTTCCGACATAGGAATTGACGGATTCATTATTTCTAAATAAACCGACTCATCCTCTGCAGAAGTAGTAAACAAAGTGTCACTTACTAACCATAAATTAAACTTTTGAAGTGCTACTTGATAATCGTAATACCCTTGGCTTTTCTTTATTTCAATTTGCCCAGATCGGTTTTGAGCTGCCAACCACTCAAGTTTACTGGTTGCTTCAATATCATACCTGATCTTTGCCGCATTTTCAAAATTTCCGTACAAAGAATCCATCCTTAAGAGAAGTTGGTATTTTAATTTGCTCATATAAACTTCTTTGAAGGCCAAGCTTACTTGTCTTGATAATTCCACTTCTGAGAGATTCAAAGCTGCTTCTGCCAAAGCAACTTGCTGTTTCTGGTATTTACTTTTTGCAGGAACTCCAAAAACATCTAACTGCTGTACCTGAAAACCCACACGAGTATAGACTCCAACACCATCTGTAATTTCCTCTCCTCCAGTGAAAATTTGTGTATTGCCTAAATCCCAAGCGGTTTTTTTCAAAGCCTCCTGTTTATCAATTTCCAATTGTACACTTTTAATCATTGGATAATTATCCTTTGCCTTTTGAATAGCCTCCTGGAGTGTTAGTTCTGGAAGACTCTCCTCTTCTTGGGCATTCGAAGTGAAAGAGAGCAAACTGAACATTAATGTAAAACCTAACATGATTGCAGGCTTGGAAACAGCTATTTTAAAGCTTTTGGCTTCCATCCACTGATAAAGTATAGGCAAAACAAACAAGGTGAGCATAGTAGATGTAATTAATCCCCCAATAACAACAGTCGCCAATGGTCGCTGCACTTCTGCCCCTGAGGAGGAAGAAATGGCCATAGGGAGGAAACCTAGAATATCTGTAAGTGCTGTCAACAAAATGGGCCTGATCCTTCTCCTTGTTCCCTTATTGATTCGCTCCATCAAACTTAAATTAACATCTTCTTTCAACTCATTGAGACCATTGATCAAAACCAGTCCATTCAAAACTGCTACTCCGAAAAGCACGATAAACCCCACACCCGCAGAAATACTAAATGGCATTCCACGGATCCAAAGAGAAAAAACTCCTCCGATAGCAGCCAACGGAATGGCCATGTAAATCATGAAGGTTTGCCGTAAAGACCCTAATGCGAAAAAGATCAAAATGAATATTGAAGCCAATGCCAAAGGAACGACCAATTTCA harbors:
- a CDS encoding SdiA-regulated domain-containing protein gives rise to the protein MHHFKFIVFFFFVIISSCGLREKRFDGKYISPPGYNLAEPEKLILPERLDELSGMTLAPNGHFWLIEDESSVIYEIAWPNNKIIRMSKFAKNMDVEDVLWTGNRLFALKSNGDLYEVIDVFDQDVSSIKHDFPYEGKRDLESVGHFDEEKLILFCKECKLDDDKNVSSAFWFNIKEGKYSEAKDFKLTEKKMRRLLQEQDEYKLTIKPSATALHPISGKLYVLSSVGKWLLIMDKFGDMESLYRLDPKIFKQAEGITFDDTGNMFISNEADGGNANILKFSYKPEMK
- a CDS encoding Pycsar system effector family protein, whose product is MEPTKIQIIEKVSGYVKGHFQSNDTELFIYHNLEHTEDVVKAAAKIAESYSLTEEDHDALLVSAWFHDSGCWGRTELKDHENRSAKLAEDFLTQEGASINFISKVKSAIKSTKMPQNPNGLIEEILCDADLFHLGSEDYYDRSLKLWEEFIQMKVFDIDILSWLKSNLIFLGKHKYHTEYCKQNLMAGKQKNMADLVQKIEEMEADKPKKKKNKKNKGPERGIETLFRTTSRNHLELSSIADNKANIMISVNSIILTIIVSVLLRKLEEFPNYIIPTVMLLSTSLITMVFAILATRPNISSGKVTREAIDKKESNLLYFGNFHEMKLEEYQYGMKKMMEDADFLYGSMTKDIYYLGQVLGKKYKLLRKSYTVFMFGFIVSILAFVVASVFFPVDTF
- a CDS encoding DUF1080 domain-containing protein encodes the protein MDRSIFKSVFSCLLIFIPLVSMAQIGVGAKKPRSAHWLFDGSQKMLDKNWEYWKGPRLAAEPPIKWKIVDDPVDAGSAVNTNDPAAANGLYGAADIVTKEKYKDFRLHIEFLIQHPGGNSGVYLQNRYEIQVLDGDSTAHGMAAVINEKAAPYSAYNGLGKWNAYDITFRAARFDKDGKLKEKALVSIYFNGQKIHDNVHIQQVWGGPNSGIDGGSDGGKGITDQAGGIKLQAEGHDVLYRNIWIEKLDIEGSQIDF
- a CDS encoding Fur family transcriptional regulator, whose translation is MKIKSLEKHLSSHSIRPTAMRLLVLETLLAQKVAISLTDLENSFEHSDRVTLYRTLKTFQEKKIIHSIDDGTGVTKYALCEESCNCAIEKDLHVYFYCRICNGTFCLPHFKIPSIGLPKKFVQEKANLVVKGICDQCS
- a CDS encoding efflux RND transporter periplasmic adaptor subunit, giving the protein MNRNTYISIFSLIVMAFGSGCNSPQEAGLKSTEIIEEEHGEMVHLSDDQVNSLKLTIDKVREQDVATYVEANGELEVPPQNEASITAYIGANVAVINVIEGDYVNKGQVLARLSHPDLIKLQTAYQQDWNRLKYLEKENSRQETLYEKEVGSGRDLQKTQSDLAALKGQVNGLRNQLKLLGIEASALENGEVIEQVPVKSSISGYIKKVNIKTGQYVAPQFEMFEVVNIEHIHADLMVFEKDVHLVEKGQKVRFSVQTVQNEELQAEVYAVGKSFEQEPKAVHIHAEIENKKGLLIPGMYVRGQVVVGEQSLLAVREGALVKEGNEYFIFSAQKLADEWSFEPVPVKVGVKDGNWSSINFVNPEDAKKEFVIDNAYYIMAEMKKGEGGHHH